In one Lycium barbarum isolate Lr01 chromosome 7, ASM1917538v2, whole genome shotgun sequence genomic region, the following are encoded:
- the LOC132603950 gene encoding FCS-Like Zinc finger 6-like, with the protein MLLGKRPRPPVIKRTTSLKEFTLDPATAIPLNYEQQPFDPHNPLGPNNIPRSNGQDQRSLLTRRKSADFVETAHFLRACSLCERQLIPGHDIYMYRGDSAFCSLDCREKQMNQDERKEKGSFAAARKTITPPQAKLP; encoded by the exons ATGTTGCTAGGAAAGAGGCCAAGGCCACCAGTTATCAAGAGAACAACAAGCTTGAAGGAATTCACCTTAGATCCTGCTACTGCTATACCTCTTAATTATGAACAACAACCGTTTGATCCTCATAACCCCCTTGGCCCAAATAATATTCCACGATCCAACGGTCAAGATCAACGCTCATTATTGACTCGCAGAAAATCAGCTGATTTTGTTGAAACTGCTCATTTCCTTAGAGCTTGCTCCCTCTGTGAACGCCAGTTAATCCCTGGTCATGACATCTACATGTACAG AGGAGATAGTGCTTTTTGCAGCCTAGACTGTAGAGAAAAGCAGATGAATCAAGATGAAAGAAAAGAGAAGGGTTCCTTTGCTGCAGCTAGGAAAACAATTACTCCACCACAAGCCAAATTACCTTAA